The nucleotide sequence TAATAGAGCACGCATGCATGCCAGCCAGTGACTTCTTGTAATATCTAAACCAGAGTAATTAGCGCAGAAAGTTCATACTAATTAATCTTCATGAAAGAGAACGTTCCTGACATAGAACCATGTTGTTTATAGATAGAACCTGCAGCTATAAGCTACAAAGCTATGTAAATGTATAATGTGTTAATTATACATGCAAACGCAATGACAATGATGATCTGTCAgctacaaacaaaacaaaaatataattcaagTTCAAAACTTCTCTctgtaatttaaattaaattattagaaTATTGTccgataaaagaaaaaagaaattcacACGCACTGAGCAAATTAAAGGGGGGACAAATTGCAAATTGCGTTACAAgcatcatatatataaatatcgATCATTTCTTTTGCAGCCTTTTGAGGAGGGGTGGGAAGATTAGGGCTGCAGGTACTTATTGGCAATCAGTTATAGTGGGGACTCCCTCTCGTTGTGAGCAACTGACAACTGGCATTGCCACTTGGAAGTACAATCAGTGCAAAGAGTATAAAGAGGGTTGGGGATGACTTGGGATTGTGCATTGAGCTCAAGTTCATAAGGCAGAAGATGGAAATTAAGGCTAGTGTTTTGTTTGGAGTTTTTTTGGGTCTTGCTTTTGTGTTGAGTACATCTTTGGTTGGTGGGATCAAAGGTTCTGATGGAGTACATGGTGGCATTGCTGCGATTAGTAATGCTACTACTACCGTTGTCCACAAGCTGACTACTTCATCTGGTGATGAAGGTTTGGACAAAAGCAAGAACTATCAAAATGGAGGTGGAAGTGGAGGCGGTggcggaggtggaggtggaaaTGGTGGTCAAGGTGGGGGAAGTGGCGGAGGAGCAGGTGGTGGGAGTGGTGGGGCTAGTGGAGCTGGCAAAGGGAAAGGAAAAGGTAGAGGCCACAAGAGAAGGCATGGAAAAGGAAAGGGTAAAGGAGGAGGTAGCAGCGGAGGAGATAGCAGCAGAGGAGGTGGCGGTGGAGGAGGCGGAggcggaggtggaggtggaggggGTGGAGGAAATGGTAAAGGCCACGGATGGGGTGGAGGAAGTGGAGGCGGCGGTGGAGGTGGTGGAGGTGGtagtggaggtggtggtggcggtggcggaggcgggggtggtggtggtggtggtggaggaggaggaggtggtggtcAAGGCGGAGGTTGGGGTTGGGGAGGAGGCAGCAGTGGAGGTTGCGGGCCTTGGGGTTGTGGCGGCCATCCGAAATCAATTGGAGGCAGGAAGGGAAACCCTTGAGGAAATGCAAATGGGTTGGCCATGCACACGGCATGGACCATCAACTCTGTAAAAGCGTGCAAGATATTGGACTCCAAATCACTTTCTTCAATAGGGTGAGATAATGCCATAAAAATATACCGTAAGAAATTTTCCGTTAAAAAGCCTTCTAGTGAGTATTGTGTGTATGTTTGTGTTGGACAATTTTTGGTGATTGGCCAAAATACTTGTGCGAgaaaaaagtatgaataaaaagCTTATCACTTTATGTGCTCCGTATCTCTCTTTTTTCACTGTAATTAGAGCACAACTAGTGCGCCAAGATTTCCTTGCTTTGGGAAGAAGTGGACTCTGGTCTAACAGCCTAATTGAAACTGCTTCTGATTATGTTTGTCCGGTACTTCTTTACATGTTTAACAATAACAGTCCAATAACAGCACTTACGAGCATAACGGTTCACATAGAAACAGTCCCAAAGTAACCCTTACAAAATGAAGACTGCATTGATCCCAAAAAGGGCTTAGGCTCACATCTCTCTTGATGGTCATTCGGCATTTCCATTCTTAAATGGGCTTAGAACCAAAAGAAATGGGCTCAATGATTGATAGGACTACGGATTTAAAAATGGGATATGTACATAATAGTAACTAATTTCACGGTGCAgtgatattcatttttattatgagtTGGACGGTGCATTTTTCTTACTACCACAATGTTTTATGTGACATGAGTGTGATTTACCACGTACAACTTCAAAACTTAAACTCATCTAATGGTAACTAAGTGGTGATGCTCATCACTATTTAAGAGTACTAAGCATAAGTATTCCGGTAAGTAGAATGTCTCAAgttctatttatattttttttataaaaatcaaaAAAGGGGACCATTTGGTGGCTTTGTCACTATAGTCCACCATTTCGGGGCTAGGAAGACTCATAAAAGTATTTCAACCTTCTCCTACCTACCATCGTGTGACGctaagaatcgaacctaatatATTCTATATGAATTACGGATCTAGAATTCATCCCCAATCATAGGCCACATTATTTTGACAAGCAAAACATTATCCCCTAAAGAAAAAATAGTGAAACAAAGCTTTCTGTTCTGATCAGACTAGCATGGGAGTCGGAGTAGACAGCAAGGGCACATGGCAGAGTGCCAGATTCAAGTTATAGTAACACAATTATGCTATTATAATAATTCCTGATGAAATATCTGTTTAACAAGATTTGGACTTCTATACTAGATAAATTAGAAGTATTGACTTGAAAACTTCGATGATGTTATCTTATCAAACCAATCATATATAACCAAGTTTTATGGACATATTGACTTTATAAACCAACCATTCGTAAACACATGATTCGATCATATTTAAGGAAAGGTTCACATATGTGGGACATTCCTGTGGTTAAATCTACTTCTCTTCTAGCCAAATCCGAAGTAGGAGCCTGTTTAGCTCCATGGCCGTAGCATCCTACTTCGCAAATTGAAATGCTCATTGCATTTGGCATACCCATTAGGTCATTACTGTTAACAGAAACTGCGTGGTACGTGAACTTTGCTACGTAGTATAATTAGGTCACATGTTATGTGTTATAAGTGAGTAAAGGATGAGTTTTATACTTTAAGTTATGGAAGCTATATTCAAGGATGGATTCAATAAAGGGAATcaagatcctcttcggatctttGTGTCCAGTCGGACCTGAAAATCTAGATTACTCAATTTATACTTATGCGGCCCTCATTAAACCGTCACACTAGCCCACCCACACAAAACCAAGCCCTTGAATAATCTCTCTCTTTAATAGTCTGAATTTCTCAGTCCGTTGGCTCCGGACACAGAGATCCGAAGAGAATCTTAATTCCATTAAAGGGACGTACGGGGTCCCGGAACCCTACTAAAGCTTTAGAAGGTCCTATAAGAATCCTACAGGAATCCTATGGGGACTCTTTTGTACAGTTagatttctttttcaaataacCTAAACAAATAACGACAAGCCTCCACCAAATGTtataattaaactaaatgccTCACTAATATAGTTCATTCAAAAAGATCTTTTGCACTATTATGACCCCATGAGATATGAATCCTGAATCAACCACTATATTATAATATGCATGTGGATTGGTTATGTCATGCGACGTGTTCAAATACTACACAATAATGTCTTCGTATCCACCATGCCACCAAAAAGTCTTACCACTTGGCTTGCTAGATAGGCACCACACAAAATCAAATATCAACTTGCACATATGCATTCAAATTATTAATTCAGTAATGTAAGTCTATGTCCGAGAGCAAAGATAAACACTTGGTATTAAGACTGAACAGGACCCATGCATTATTTGGATGGGGCTGAAGCTGCTGAACTGATGAGTAAACTCCTATTTGCAAACAGTTATAAATAGTACATGCAAAGAACTAACTACAAGGCCGCCAAATGGCTGGTGATTCTTGAACGAACATTATGGTCAAGAAAAGTTGGGTGAGAGGTGGGCACAATCACTCCTCACTACCACCATGTGAATGTTATAGATaatggggggagagagagagagagagagagagagaggagcttTTTGCCTCTGGATTTTTCAAATGGAGGGCACGAGACAAATCCATCCCATGCACCCCACATCACTACTCTTTGAGTGAAAGGCCGGCCCAGAAATTTGACAACTGAATGTTGTTATTTCTAACATAGATAAATATATTTAATCAACCTAATTTATTACTACTAACCACACATCtgcatcaccatcatcattgGTTTTTATGGCCTTTGgaagtaaaagaaaaacataGTGCTATTCAATCAAATAATCTGATTGTTGTTAGACTTAACCTCCTTCCTAAATAATTAGAGTTAAACTGACGCAGTTTCTTGTTTGATTGTGTGTTTATATACTACATAAAACAATTTTGCATAATACAACTTAACATGCATGCTACTCTATCTGATACAAGAATATACTGTATGAATGTCAGTCTATCTAATAAGAGGGTACGTATAACTCATGATCTTATATATACTTGATCAGTTGTTCATTTTTTGGCTCATGATCATGTTCATTTTGCACGTCAAGATACTTCGTAAAGCTTTTGTGGCATGGAAGGCTCAGAATCAGAAGGTCAAAACCCTAAGAAAACCCGAAGGCGTGCAAGTCCCACACAAGTGGACAAATGCATCCGTCCTTAATGTTGCACTATTATAGACGTTTGAGAGTGGTTGGAACTGGTGGGAGATGGTCATCACGTAATTGCCACTCAACAATTTTGGTAGCGCACCCAATTTTTTCCATGCCATTTTGCCCACACTTGGTATTTCGTACATCTTTAGGTTTTGTGGCAGTTTGATTTTGGTAGAACCCGTCTCGATTTTCATATGCTTATTATGGCTAAGAAACCATGTGATTTTACACCTGCTGCCAAACTTTTTAAAGCACAATTCTACAAGATTTTGTTAGGCAAATGTTGCTATGATACTATTTGAACTTTAATTATTGATCACGTACGTTAGTGGAGTATACCACTATTAGAGAGTCGATCAGAAAACAACAAATCCAAATTGCATACGCCATTATTGATCAGTAAGGTGATCAATAAATTCAAGTAGCGTTATTCTGGCATGAATGTATATGAGAAGAAAGTAAACCATTTCAATTCCTAACTTACGATACATTTacgttaaaaaataaaataaaataaatcaacgGTCTCGCCTTAAAAGTAAAGATTCCACAATTAAAAGGGAGTACTTATCCAATCCTCATCCTTATTTCCGTCATTCTTAACTTCTCTCGTTCCTAATAAGTAAGCATGCAACAATTTACACTTAAATATTGAAGTAATGAAAATGGAGTGCCAGCAAAGGCAATTCCTTAAAAATGGCTATAAATATTATAAACATTAGTGGATATTGTATTTCCTTGTAAAGATGCGAGAACAAGAAAAGACTTTATATTTGACTCTTGATTGTCATGTCTGTGCTTGAGTACAAGAAtgtggtttcttcttcttggaatTTAGAATCTGATTATTCAAATAATGAGATGGATACAACCGATGAGCAGACTTGGGTTTGAATATTTAGTTCAACATTAGAGTATTTAAAGTATAGTAGTTTTAAAATCATACGTTCCGAATTCaaaactttttccttttttaaattattgtagTAGTTTCGAACACACATTTTCCctttaataatataatagttTTAAACTCATACGTTCCGAATTCAAAACTTTTTATTTCCCCAAATTATTGTAGTAGTTTCGAACCCTCATTTTCCCTATCACAATATAATAGTTTTAAACTCATACATTCCGAATTTGAAACTTTCCATTCCCTAAATTGTTATAGTAGTTTTGAACCCTCATTTTCCTTTTAATAATAATACATTTTAAAGTATTTAATGTATAATTAACTTGCTCATTGTGCTAtacaaaaaacaatatttagctcaatattatagtatttaaaaatacaattaaCTTGATTGTGCTACTATGTATGTAGAGAGAAAAACAATATGTAgtttaatcttagtttaatcttagtttaatctttGTTGTCTAATTAAATGATTGTACTGGCCCATGggagttctcgtgtgagttcccagaaacaaaaccgtaagagTATGGTCgagacccaaagcggacaatatcgtgctacagtagaGTCGAGTCCGGATTGTAGTAGGGACCCGAGTCAGGATGTGACATTAAATTATAAACCGGCCAGCGCCAAAATtatatacaaataaaaagaaaaataaatggtGACTGAGGACAAATGGATGTACAAGTAATGACGACAAATGGCAAGCGCAACGTAAAATGGATATTCCATATGAAACCCACATGGCATCCTATTCCCGCCAGCAACAACGCAAGTTCGAGGTCTAAATATTTGAACATTTTCTCTGCAGTTTTTAGTACCCACTCaaacatattatattatatatatatgaaatggtAAATGCAtcttctttataaataaataaaaacgtaaagTGATGTACCTATCATATCCCTCAAGGTCAAGGATGTTTTTAACTATGTACTATCTCATTATTCAACGTTAATTTACGtattaacattataaaatattgtgttaaaaatatgagatgatCGACAATGGTAGTAAAACTTAACCGCAACTAAAAAACTTTACATAAAGTTAACTTTTAACTAGACAACATTCGTTGTTTCAAGAAACCAAAGCTAGACACTCATAAAATCAAGATAAAA is from Pyrus communis chromosome 10, drPyrComm1.1, whole genome shotgun sequence and encodes:
- the LOC137747794 gene encoding glycine-rich cell wall structural protein 2-like, which encodes MEIKASVLFGVFLGLAFVLSTSLVGGIKGSDGVHGGIAAISNATTTVVHKLTTSSGDEGLDKSKNYQNGGGSGGGGGGGGGNGGQGGGSGGGAGGGSGGASGAGKGKGKGRGHKRRHGKGKGKGGGSSGGDSSRGGGGGGGGGGGGGGGGGGNGKGHGWGGGSGGGGGGGGGGSGGGGGGGGGGGGGGGGGGGGGGGQGGGWGWGGGSSGGCGPWGCGGHPKSIGGRKGNP